In a single window of the Dreissena polymorpha isolate Duluth1 chromosome 3, UMN_Dpol_1.0, whole genome shotgun sequence genome:
- the LOC127873102 gene encoding signal recognition particle 14 kDa protein-like — protein sequence MVLLENDTFLTELTKMFQKSRTSGSVSLTMKRYDGHTKPKPRKGSLPEPSEYKCLVRAVCGNKKLSTVINQKDVNKFQMAYTNLLKGNMDGLKKRDKKSGKSKTKATQ from the exons TTTCTCACAGAATTGACAAAGATGTTTCAGAAGTCGAGAACATCAGGATCAGTCTCATTAACCATGAAACGAT ATGACGGTCACACCAAGCCAAAACCCAGGAAAGGCTCTCTCCCAGAACCTTCTGAGTACAAGTGTCTGGTGCGGGCAGTATGTGGAAACAAGAAACTTAGCACCGTG ATAAACCAAAAAGatgtaaataaatttcaaatg GCATATACAAACCTCTTGAAAGGAAACATGGATGGTTTGAAAAAGCGTGACAAGAAGTCTGGCAAGTCAAAAACGAAGGCTACCCAGTGA